GGGGCTCGCGGGCGGCTATTACTCGATCGTCAATCTGCACCTGTGGCAGGAACAGCTCACGTCGGGACGCGGCTGGATCGCGCTGGCGCTGGTGGTGTTCGCGACCTGGCGCCCGGGCCGTCTGCTGATCGGCGCGCTGCTGTTCGGCGCGGTGACCGGTTTGCAGTTCTACGCGCAGGCGATCGGCGTGCCGGTGCCGACGCAGTTTCTCGCGATGCTGCCGTACGTCGCGACCGTCGTCGTGCTGGTGCTGATCTCGCGCAATCCGAACACGATCCGGCTGAACGCGCCGGCGTCGCTGGGCAAACCGTTTTTCTCGGCAGGCTGACCGACCACCCGACCTACCGTTGAGCTTGACTACACGTTCCCATCATTCGATAAACACGACAGGAGAAACCATGAAGAGAAGAAATCTGCTGACCGCTTTCGCGTGGGGCGCGGCGTCGCTCGCACTGGCCGCGCCGCTCGCGCAAAGCGCGCAGGCGGCCGATGCGCCGGGCGTCGCGTTCGTCTACCTCGGCAATCCGGGCGATGCCGGCTGGACCTACGCGCACGACCAGGGGTCGAAGGAAGTGGAAGCGAAGTTCGGCAACAAGATCAAGATCACCCGCATCGAGAACGTGCCGGAATCGGCCGACTCCGAGCGCGTGTTCCGCGATCTGGCGAACAAGGGCAACAAGATCATCATCGGCTCGAGCTTCGGCTATCAGGATTTCGAACTGAAGGTCGCGAAAGACTTCCCGGACACCGTGTTCCTGCACGCGACCGGCTACAAGAAGGCGCCGAACTTCGGCACCTACGACGTGCGCATGTATCAGGGCGCGTATCTCGCGGGCGTCGCCGCGGGCTACGTGACGAAGACCAACACGCTCGGCTTCGTCGCGTCGGTGCCGATTCCGGAAGTGATCCGCAACATCAACGCGTACACGCTCGGCGCGCGGTCGGTGAATCCGAAGGTGCATACGAAGGTCATCTGGATCAACAGCTGGTTCGATCCGGGCAAGGAAAAGCAGGCGGCCGAAACGCTGATCGGCCAGGGCGCCGACGTGCTGCTGCAGAACACCGATTCGAGCGCGACGCTCGCGACCGCGTCGGAGAAACACGTGCACGCGTTCGGCTGGGATTCGGACATGAAGAAGTTCGGTCCTGACGCCCATCTCGGTTCGGTGGTCGCGCACTGGGGCGTGTATTACAACGCGGCGATCCAGCAGGTGCTCGACGGCAAGTGGAAGAGCGACCCGGTGTGGTGGGGCATTCCGCAGAAGGCCGTCAATCTGGAGGATCTGAACACCGGCGCGATTTCCGCCGATGCGCAGAAGCAGGTCGCGGCCAAACGCGATCAGCTCGCCGGCGGCAAGTGGGACGTGTTCACCGGGCCGATCAAGGACCAGTCGGGCACGGTGAAGGTGCCGGACGGCAAGACGCTGACCGATCCGGAACTGCAACGCCTGAACTGGTACGTGGAAGGCGTGGACGGGTCGCTGCCGAAGTAAGCGGGCGGTTCTGGCTGGGGTTGTTCGAGGAAGCTGCGTCCGGGCCGGACGCAGCTTTTTTTATGCGCGTCGATCGTGCGCCGATCGACCGTCAAGCGTACGTCGATCGTGCGTCAAACATCGTGCGTCAGTCGATCCGCAAGCCGACCTTGATCGTCACCTGCCAGTACGCGACCTTGTCGTTTTCGATCTGCCCGCGCGTTTCCGTCACTTCGAACCAGTGCAGATGGCGCAGCGTTTTCGCTGCCTTGGCGATGGCGGTGCTGATCGCATCGTCGATGGATTTTGTGGACGAGCCGGTCAGTTCGATCTGCTTGTAGACGTGTTCGGACATGGACTGCCTCCGTTTTCGTTCGGTTGGTGTTCAAAAAGTATAGGCAACGGGTTCCGCGCGGCAGGCGGCTTTTGCTGCCCGCGCCGGTCGCCGCGAACGCGCGTGCTCGCTGCGCGAACGAGTCATGCCGCACATCGCATGCCCGATATCCGTCGATGACGCGCGGCCGCTATCATGTCCGCGCAACTTAATCCGACAGCCGACGAGGTTCGAACGTGGAAATTGGTTTTTGCGGTCCCGGTCTGATGGGCGCGCCGATGATCCGGCATTTGCTGCGCGCGGGACATACCGTGCATGTATGGAATCGCACGCGGGCCAAGGCGGAAGCCTTGATCGCCGACGGCGCGAACGTGGTCGACACGCCGCGCGAGCTGGCCGCGCGCTGCGAAGCGGTACTGCTGTGCGTCGCGGACGCGGCGGCGGTGGAGGAGACGGTGTTCGGCGCGCAAGGCCTGCTGAGCGGCGCGGCAGAGGGTTCGGGCGATGCGCCGGGCCGGGTGCGCTGGATCGTCGATCACTCCAGCATTCCGCCGGCGGCCACGCGCGAGTTTGCGCGGCGGGCAGCGCGCATCGGCTGGATCGACGCGCCGGTATCGGGCGGCGTGGCGGGCGCGAGCGCCGGCACGCTGGCGATCATGGCGGGCGGCACGCCGGCCGATGTCGAAGCGCTCAGGCCGCTGCTCGACGCTTATTCGTCCCGCGTGACTCATATGGGCGATGTCGGCGCCGGGCAGACCACCAAACTCTGCAACCAGACCATCGTCACCGCGACGGTCGCGGCGATCGCCGAGGCGGTGAGCCTCGCGCAGCGCAGCGGCATCGACGCCGCCAGGCTGACCGAAGGGCTCGCGGGCGGCTGGGCCGATTCGGTGCTGCTGCAGATTTTCGTGCCGCGCATGACGCAGGGCGGTCTCGCGCCGATCGGCGCCTTGCGCACCTTTCAGAAAGATGTCGACACCGTGGCCGCCACCGCCTATGAGACCGGCACGCCGATGCCGGTGTCGTCGACGGTGCAGCAGCTGCTGCGGCTCGGCGCGGCGATGGGGCTCGCCGAGGCCGACCTGTCGGGCTTCATCGACGTGCTGCAGACGCCGCGCGGCGTCCGGAGCCAGTAGCGCGGCGCGCGTGCGGGTCGAATTCGCGATAACCTGCTAAAATATTGGGTTTTTCGCCGATATATCATTCAAAGGGACGCGCCGTGCTGTCTACCGCCAATATCACCATGCAATTCGGGCCGAAGCCCCTCTTCGAGAACATCTCGGTCAAGTTCGGGGGCGGGAACCGCTATGGCCTGATCGGCGCGAACGGGTGCGGCAAGTCCACCTTCATGAAGATTCTGGGTTCCGATCTGGAACCGAGTTCGGGCAACGTGATGCTCGAGCCGAACATCCGCCTCGGCAAGCTGCGCCAGGATCAGTTCGCGTACGAAGACGTGCGCGTGCTGGACGTCGTGATGATGGGCCACGCCGAAATGTGGGCCGCCATGACCGAGCGCGACGCGATCTACGCGAACCCCGACGCGACCGACGACGACTACATGCACGCCGCCGAACTCGAAGCCAAGTTCGCCGAGTACGACGGCTACACCGCCGAAGCGCGTGCGGGCGAATTGCTGCTCGGCATCGGCATCGCGATCGAAGACCACAACGGCCCGATGAGCAACGTGGCGCCGGGCTGGAAACTGCGCGTGCTGCTCGCGCAGGCGCTGTTCTCGAAGCCGGACGTGCTGCTGCTGGACGAACCGACCAACAACCTGGACATCAACTCGATCCGTTGGCTGGAAGACGTGCTCAACCAGTACAACTCGACGATGATCATCATCTCGCACGATCGCCACTTTCTGAACCAGGTGTGCACGCACATGGCCGACATGGACTTCGGCACGCTGAAGGTCTATCCGGGCAATTACGACGACTACATGCTGGCCAGCACGCAGGCGCGCGAGCGTCAGCAGAACGCCAACGCGAAGGCGAAGGAACGCGTCGCCGATCTGCAGGACTTCGTGCGCCGCTTCTCGGCGAACAAGTCGAAGGCGCGTCAGGCGACCAGCCGTCTGAAGATGATCGACAAGATCAAGATCGAGGAATTCAAGCCGTCGTCGCGGCAGAACCCGTTCATCCGCTTCGAGTACGAGAAGAAGCTGCACAACATCGCGGTGGTCGCGGAGAAGATTTCGAAGAAGTACGAGCGCTCGATCTTCAACGACTTCAGCATCAGCGTGCAGCCGGGCGAGCGTATCGCGATCATCGGCGAGAACGGCGCGGGCAAGACCACGCTGCTGCGCTCGCTGCTCGGCGCGCTGACGCTCGATCACGGCACGGTGAAGTGGGCGGAGAACGCGAACGTCGGCTACATGCCGCAGGATACCTACGAAGAGTTTCCGAACGACGTCACGCTGATGGACTGGATCGACGGTTATCGTCAGGAAGGCGACGACGAGCAGATGGTGCGCGGCACGCTGGGCCGTCTGCTGTTCAATGCGGACGACATCCGCAAGTCGGTCAAGGTGCTGTCGGGCGGCGAGAAGGGCCGCATGATCTGGGGCAAGCTGATGCTGGGCCGCCACAACGTGCTGCTGATGGACGAGCCGACCAACCACATGGATATGGAGTCGATCGAATCGCTGCAGATCGCGCTCGACAAGTTCGAAGGCACACTGATTTTCGTGTCGCATGACCGCGAGTTTGTCAGCGGGCTGGCGAACCGGATTATCGAAGTGAAGACGAACGGTTCGTTGAACGACTTTGGTGGGAATTATGAGGACTTCCTGACGAGTCAGGGAGTGCAGTAAGCGGGTATGCGATTTCCGCCTCGGTGAAGGCAGGCGGGATCGTTTGAATTTTGGGGCTGCTTTTTGCAGCCTCTTTTTCTCATCTCGCGAACGCCGCGTTTGACCCCCATCAAATTGCCACGGCGACCATCTAAATCACCCACGCGCCGCTTGACCTGCAACAACCCCCATCAAGCCCGGCCGCCCATGATCCCGAGTTCGACAATCCTCTCTCGAACTCGCCATGTTCACCTCACATTCCTTCCCACCGCTAGTCATCCGTGGCCGCCCGTTACTGCCGATCGTCCAGGGCGGCATGGGCGTCGGCATTTCCGCGCATCGGCTGGCCGGTAGCGTCGCGCGTGAAGGGGCGATGGGCACCATCGCGAGCACCGACTTGCGGCATCATCATCGCGACCTGCTCGAGCAGTGCGGCGAGTCACCCGGCCGGACCACCCTGGAACGCGCGAATCTCACCGCGCTGGCCCGCGAAATCCACGCCGCCAAAGCGCTCGCCGAAGGCCGCGGAATGATCGCCGTCAACGTGATGCGCGCCGTCAACGCACAGGCCGATTACGTGCGCACCGCCTGCGAAAATGGCGCGGACGCGATCGTGATGGGCGCGGGCCTGCCGCTCGATCTACCCGACATGACGCAAGGCCATGACATCGCGCTGATTCCGATTCTGTCGGACAGCCGCGGCGTCGCGTTGATCCTGAAGAAGTGGATGAAGAAGGGGCGTCTGCCCGACGCGGTGGTGATCGAACATCCCGCGCACGCGGGCGGCCATCTCGGCGTCAACGATGTCGCCGGCATGCACGACGCGCGCTTCGACTTCCGCCGCATTCTCGACGAACTCGACGCGATGTTCGCGTCGCTCGGTCTGCAACGCAAGGACGTGCCGCTGATTCTCGCGGGCGGCATCAACAGCCACGACAAGGTGCGCGAGCTGCTGCAAGCCGGCGCGAGCGGCGTGCAGCTCGGTACGCCGTTCGCCGTCACCGAGGAAGGCGACGCGCATCCGAACTTCAAGCGCGTACTCGCCGAGGCGACGCCCGACGACATCGTCGAATTCGTCAGCGTGACGGGCTTGCCCGCGCGCGCGGTGAAAACGCCATGGCTGATGCGCTATCTGCGTCACGAAAACAAGATCCGCGACAAACTCGGCGCGCTCAAGCACGCGTGCCCGACCGCGCTCGAATGCCTGAGCGCGTGCGGCTGGCGCGACGGCATCGAGAAGTTCGGCCATTTCTGCATCGACACGCGCCTTGCCGCGGCCCTGCGCGGCGATGTCGCGAACGGTCTGTTCTTCCGCGGCCGCGAGGCGTTGCCCTTCGGCACCGCGATTCGCAGCGTGCACGACCTCATCGAGCTGTTGCTGACCGGCGCGACGCGACCCGCTGTCGCAGGGCGCTGGGCGTTTTCCCTCGGTTGATGCGTATCAACGCATCGGCCAGGGAGAACTTCGACAATCCCCGCATGCAAACAACATCGGGGAAGCAGATGAAGCTCTCACTCAGAAACGGTATCCGCACCGTCGCGTTCGCGGCGGGTCTGCTCGGCGCGGGCATGATGGCGACGCAGGCGCACGCGGCCGGCGACGACGCCTTGAACGGCATCCACGCCGGCGACGTGCTGGTGCGTTTGCGCGCGATCAGCATCATGCCGAACGTGGGCACCAGCCAGACGCTGTCGACGCTCAACGTCGGCGTGAACAACGCGATCGTGCCGGAACTGGATCTGACGTACATGATCCGCGACTACCTGGGCGTCGAGTTGATTCTCGGCACGTCGCGGCATCAACTGACGTCGAGTCTCGGCAATCTCGGCGGCGTGAACGTGCTGCCGCCGACGCTGCTGCTGCAATACCACTTCAATCACGCTGGGAAAATCCGGCCGTACGTCGGCGCGGGTCTGAACTACACGCTGTTCTACAACAACGGTCTGAACGCGGGCGGTGCGCCGATTTCGGTGAGCAATCACAGTTTCGGCCCGGCCTTGCAGGCGGGCGTGGACGTGCAGGTGACGAAGTCGCTATTCGTGAACGCGGACATCAAGAAGATCTGGATGCATACCGATGCATCGCTCGGCGGCCAGTCGCTGGGACGGTTGAATATCGACCCGGTGGTAGTGGGTCTGGGCGTGGGGATGCGGTTCTGACCGTCGTGTGAATGTTGCTGGACGGGCGGGAAGGGTGGCACGAGCGCCACGGGCGGGACGTGCCCGATACGGCGTCCGGCGAATCGGGTCCGGCGCGCGAGCCGGACCGAAGCCTAGATCTTGTCGTACTTGAAACGCATCGCCGTGCCCTCTTGCTCGATGCGCACCCACACCGCGCGCTTTTCCTCGTCGCTCAGAAAGACCCAGTTCGAGACTTCGGCGGCGGTGCGGCCGCAGCCTTTGCAGACTTCGTCGAAAAGCGTGGAGCAGACGCCGATGCACGGGCTGTCGGGAAGAGCGTGGAGATTCGAAGCCATCGGAAACCTTGAGCGGAAAAGCGGAGTCCCGCTATGTTAACCGATGCGCGCCCCGTAGCTCGGCGAGGCGCGTGGACCTGGCCGGGGTCCACGTGCGTCTGGCAGCATCCGGCGGCGTTTGTGTCGCGCGCGCCGGCATCGCAACTCAACGCTCACCGCTCACCGCTCACCGCGCGATGCTGTACCCGATCCGCGCCATCCAGTGCTGCCGGTTGTTGTAGTCCAGCAGATCCTCGCCGTAGCCGTTGAAGTACCCGATCAACAGATACCCGCCCCACGCGCTGCCGAGCAGTTTGGCCAGCGGATACGTGAACTGCGTATCGACGCTGCCGTACCAGTGCTTGGTGCCCTTGCGCAGCGTCGTCGCGAGTTGCCAGCCGTCCGGGCTGCCGTATTTGACCAGCAGGTCGACATAGCCGCGGTAATCGGCGATATCCGGATTGTTGCTCGTGCCGAGGTAGTAGTAGATGCGCGGCGACACCGTCAGATGGTTGGCCGTCAGATCGCCGAACTCCCATGTCGGCCGGATGAACGGCAGGTTGATGCTGCGCGAGTCGTTGCCGGCCTTGCCGTTCGATTCGTGCGCGAAACCGGCGGCGAAACCCATCCGCGTGAACCATGAACTCCGCCAGCCGGTGTCCGGCACGTAGTAGAACAGTTGCGGCGAGTAGGTGGTGTCGCGGAACGGGCGCGAATCGGCGGAGAGGTCCCAGATCGACGTCTGCGTGTACGCGAAATACAGGTTGTCGGTGAAGGCCTTCGAGCGCAGATCGTCCGGGATTCGCAGACGGTACTTGAAGCTCAGCTGCAGCCGCGCGTTGGTGTCGCCGTTGTGCCCGGCGGCGAAGTACATCGGCTCGTAGTAGGACACGTGGGCGAGCACGCCGCGTCCGGTGGTGGAGAGCGAATCGCCGGGCGGCGACATCGCGTCGCCGTCCGGGCCGTCGACGCGCGCGGCTGTCGCCGCGGCCTGCGCGGGTGTGCTCGCGTGAGCCTCCGAGCGCTCGGCCTGGGCGATGGCGTCCTGCTGCGGGCCGCGATTGATCGCGACGAGCGCGGGCGATGCATCGAAACCGACCGGATCGATGCGCACCTCGCCGCGTGCCGTTTGCGGCCAGGGCGCGGCGAAATGCACCTTGCGGAACTGGCCGGGTCGCAGATGCAGCGTGTCGGGTACGCCCGGCTCGCGTTGCAGATCGAGCGGCTGCGGCGATTGTTCGGCCGCGCTCAGCGTCACGCGTAACGTGGGGGGCACGGTGACGGTGAGCGGGCTGGCATCGTCGGCGGAATAGAGCAGGGTGATCTGCAGCGGTTCGTTGGCCGCGGCGACGCGCGCCGGCTGCAACATCGCAACGCTCGCGCAGGCCTCGCCGCTCCAGCCGCCCAGGGCGATGAATGCGCACAGCAGGGCGGCGTGCGTGAAGCGCGCGGCACGCGCGGGAATCGAAGCGAGCGGCGGGCGCGCTGCGACTGCCTGGCGGGGCAGCAATCGGTGGATGGCGAGGTGACGCTGAGCGGGCGAAGGAGGGGGAACGAGAGAAGCGAGAGAAGCGAGAGAAGTGCGAGTAGTGCGGGAAGCAACACGGTCGAACGAAACGGGCAGGCGCATGGGCGGGTGTCCAGGTAAGGCGGCAACGTCGACGGGCGAGATAGGCACGGCGTCGGACGGACTGACGGCGAGCGCACCGGCATCGACCGCGCGGGAAAGCGCAGGAGGCCGCGAGCAATGCCGGAGGCGCGCGAAATGATGACGACGGAGACGGCACAAAAACGGCTGCCGCAACCATCCGGCAGCCGCGTCGAAACAAAAGGCACAGCAGAGGCACGACCACGACATGACCACGGCACGACGAGCGCGACCCCATCGCGATCGCTGCACGACAATCCCACGGCTCGCTGCGCGACCCAGGTCGATAAGCACGCTCGCTGGATCCGCAAGCTTGAGAATACTTACAAAATCACTGCATCGCCAGGTAGAGACGACACGCTCGATCCGGCATAGCCAGGCCTCGCCTCACCCGCCGACCGCTAACTGCCACAGCAGCGCGGCATTCAGCACGACGATGAACACGGCGGAGAACCACGCCAGTGCAAGCGGCATGCCGCGAACCCGCCAGCCGCGCATAAGCGTGGCGTCGGACGTATAGCGGATCAGCGGCACGACCGCGAGCGGCAGTTGCAGGCTCAGCACGACCTGGCTCGCCACCAGCAGCTGGTTCGAGCCGTGCGGACCGAACAGGCCGACCGCGACGAGCGCCGGTCCGATCGCCAGCGCGCGGGTCAGCAGCGCGCGTTGCCAGCGTGGCAGGCTGATCTGCAGGAAGCCTTCCATGACCGTTTGCCCCGCCAGCGTGCCGGTGACCGTCGCGCTCAATCCGCACGCGAGCAGCGCCGCCGCGAACAGGATGCCGGCCCAGTGCGTGCCGACGAGCGGCGCGATCAGGCGATGCGCATCGGCGAGATCGGTGACGTCGCGATGGCCGCTGCTGTAGAACACGGCCGCCGCGACGATCAGCAAGGCCGCGTTGATCACGAATGCGAACGCGAGCGAGCCGAAGGTATCGAGATTGACGACGCGCAGCGCGGCGCGGATCTGCGCGTCGCCGCCGTCCGGCGCGTGCTGCTTGACGAGCGCCGAGTGCAGATAGAGGTTGTGCGGCATCACCGTCGCGCCGACGATGCCCGCCGCCAGCCACACCATGCCGGCGTTGCGCAGCAATTCGACGCTCGGCGCGGTGCCGGCCAGCGCGGCATGCCAGTCGGGCCGCGCGAGCGCCACCTGGATCACGAAGCACAGCCCGACGAAGCCGATCAGCGCGGCGATCACCACTTCCAGTTTGCGGCCGCCGTTATGCTGAAGCGCGAGCAGCGCGAAGGTGCAGACCGCCGACATCAGCACGCCCACCGTCAACGACACGCCGAGCAGCAACTGCAGCGCGACCGCGCTGCCGACCACCTCGGCGACGTCGCAGGCGATGATCGCGACCTCGCTGGTCAGCCACAGCAGCAGGGTGCCGCGTGGGCTCGAGCGTTCGCGGCAGATCTGCGCGAGATCGCGCCCGGTGACCACGCCCAGGCGCGACGACAGCCATTGCATCAGCATGCCCATCAGGCTCGCCAGCAGCACGATGCCGAGCAGGCGGTAGCCGTAGCCCGCGCCGGCCCCGAGCGCGGTCGCCCAGTTGCCCGGATCGATATAACCGACGGCGATCAGCGCGCCCGCACCGACGAACGCGAACCAGCGCGCCGGACGCACGGGCCCGCCGCCGGGCAGACGCCGGCGCCGGTGCTCACGCATGGCGGAGGGATGGGTGTTCATGAATGCCCGGGTTCGAGACTGCCTGATCGTGCAAGCCACGTGCCCGCCGCGCCGGCTGCGTGGCGCGGCGGATCGTTGCGTGTCGCGCGCATCGTCATCGTACTGATCGCGCGATGGCGTCGAGAGCTATTGTGCACCGTCGTGCGCGTGACCGTTTACGCGTGCCGCGAGCTTAGCCGGGCGGCATAAAAATCGACTGCATGGTCTATAAAACCGGAATGCGGATCGGGTCGCCGCGCACCGAGGCCGCATGAGTTTGACAACCAGCTGACAGCGCGGCGCGAGTCGGCTTTTTTTCGGGTAGACACGCGCGAATAACCCGCTAAAATTGCGGCCAATTTTCCAGCGGTACGGCTTGCGCTGTACCGTTTGCGCGACAGCCCGGCATTTTTTTTGGTGCGCGCAATAATTAATGGTAGTTTTCGGGTTTTTCAGGGGAGCCGTGCGCGCGTTGCCGCGGCGTGGGTGAGGACGGCCGGCCTGAGCCGGTCAGGATCGGAGAACGGAATGAAAAGACGGGTAGTGGGGCAGGTGGCGGCGCTGGTCTTGTGCGCGACGCCGTGGTTGACGGCCGCTGCGAAAGATACGCAGCTGAACGTGTATAACTGGTCCGATTACATCGCCAAGGACACCATTCCGAACTTCACGAAGCAGACCGGCGTCCAGGTCAAATACGACAACTACGACAGCGACGACACGCTGCAAGCCAAACTGCTCACCGGCAACTCGGGTTACGACATCGTCGTGCCGACCAGCAACTATGCGGGCAAGCAGATCGCGGCCGGCATCTTCGCGCCGCTCGACAAGTCGAAGCTGCCGAACCTCAAATACCTCGACCCGTCGCTGATGGCGCTGGTGGCCGGCGCCGATCCGGGCAACAAGTACACGGTGCCTTGGGCATACGGCACGACCGGCCTCGCGTACAACGTCACCAAGGCCCAGCAGATTCTCGGCAAGAACGTGCCGCTCGATAGCTGGGACGTGCTCTTCAAGCCGGAAAACATTTCGAAGCTGAAGGCCTGCGGCGTGTCCGTGCTCGACGCGCCGGACCAGATGTTCGCCGCCGCGCTGCATTACATCGGCAAGGATCCGATGAGCACGAACCCGGCCGACTATCGCGCCGCGCTCGAGATGATGAAGAAGATCCGCCCGTACATCACGCAGTTCAATTCGTCGGGCTATATCAACGATCTGGTCGGCGGCGACGTGTGCTTCGCGTACGGCTGGTCGGGCGACGTCGTGATCGCCAAGCATCGCGCGGCCGAGGCGAAGAAGCCGTACAAGGTCGAGTACTACATTCCGAAGGGCGGCGCGCCGGTCTGGTTCGACGTGATGGCGATTCCGAAGGACGCGAAGAACAAGGAAGCCGCGCTCGAGTGGATCAACTACATCGAAACGCCGCAGGTGCATGCCGCGATCACCAACGCCGTCTACTACCCGAGCGCCAACCTCGAAGCGC
The sequence above is a segment of the Paraburkholderia sp. D15 genome. Coding sequences within it:
- a CDS encoding BMP family ABC transporter substrate-binding protein, coding for MKRRNLLTAFAWGAASLALAAPLAQSAQAADAPGVAFVYLGNPGDAGWTYAHDQGSKEVEAKFGNKIKITRIENVPESADSERVFRDLANKGNKIIIGSSFGYQDFELKVAKDFPDTVFLHATGYKKAPNFGTYDVRMYQGAYLAGVAAGYVTKTNTLGFVASVPIPEVIRNINAYTLGARSVNPKVHTKVIWINSWFDPGKEKQAAETLIGQGADVLLQNTDSSATLATASEKHVHAFGWDSDMKKFGPDAHLGSVVAHWGVYYNAAIQQVLDGKWKSDPVWWGIPQKAVNLEDLNTGAISADAQKQVAAKRDQLAGGKWDVFTGPIKDQSGTVKVPDGKTLTDPELQRLNWYVEGVDGSLPK
- a CDS encoding dodecin, yielding MSEHVYKQIELTGSSTKSIDDAISTAIAKAAKTLRHLHWFEVTETRGQIENDKVAYWQVTIKVGLRID
- a CDS encoding NAD(P)-dependent oxidoreductase; the protein is MEIGFCGPGLMGAPMIRHLLRAGHTVHVWNRTRAKAEALIADGANVVDTPRELAARCEAVLLCVADAAAVEETVFGAQGLLSGAAEGSGDAPGRVRWIVDHSSIPPAATREFARRAARIGWIDAPVSGGVAGASAGTLAIMAGGTPADVEALRPLLDAYSSRVTHMGDVGAGQTTKLCNQTIVTATVAAIAEAVSLAQRSGIDAARLTEGLAGGWADSVLLQIFVPRMTQGGLAPIGALRTFQKDVDTVAATAYETGTPMPVSSTVQQLLRLGAAMGLAEADLSGFIDVLQTPRGVRSQ
- a CDS encoding ABC-F family ATPase, whose amino-acid sequence is MLSTANITMQFGPKPLFENISVKFGGGNRYGLIGANGCGKSTFMKILGSDLEPSSGNVMLEPNIRLGKLRQDQFAYEDVRVLDVVMMGHAEMWAAMTERDAIYANPDATDDDYMHAAELEAKFAEYDGYTAEARAGELLLGIGIAIEDHNGPMSNVAPGWKLRVLLAQALFSKPDVLLLDEPTNNLDINSIRWLEDVLNQYNSTMIIISHDRHFLNQVCTHMADMDFGTLKVYPGNYDDYMLASTQARERQQNANAKAKERVADLQDFVRRFSANKSKARQATSRLKMIDKIKIEEFKPSSRQNPFIRFEYEKKLHNIAVVAEKISKKYERSIFNDFSISVQPGERIAIIGENGAGKTTLLRSLLGALTLDHGTVKWAENANVGYMPQDTYEEFPNDVTLMDWIDGYRQEGDDEQMVRGTLGRLLFNADDIRKSVKVLSGGEKGRMIWGKLMLGRHNVLLMDEPTNHMDMESIESLQIALDKFEGTLIFVSHDREFVSGLANRIIEVKTNGSLNDFGGNYEDFLTSQGVQ
- a CDS encoding nitronate monooxygenase family protein translates to MFTSHSFPPLVIRGRPLLPIVQGGMGVGISAHRLAGSVAREGAMGTIASTDLRHHHRDLLEQCGESPGRTTLERANLTALAREIHAAKALAEGRGMIAVNVMRAVNAQADYVRTACENGADAIVMGAGLPLDLPDMTQGHDIALIPILSDSRGVALILKKWMKKGRLPDAVVIEHPAHAGGHLGVNDVAGMHDARFDFRRILDELDAMFASLGLQRKDVPLILAGGINSHDKVRELLQAGASGVQLGTPFAVTEEGDAHPNFKRVLAEATPDDIVEFVSVTGLPARAVKTPWLMRYLRHENKIRDKLGALKHACPTALECLSACGWRDGIEKFGHFCIDTRLAAALRGDVANGLFFRGREALPFGTAIRSVHDLIELLLTGATRPAVAGRWAFSLG
- a CDS encoding OmpW family outer membrane protein: MKLSLRNGIRTVAFAAGLLGAGMMATQAHAAGDDALNGIHAGDVLVRLRAISIMPNVGTSQTLSTLNVGVNNAIVPELDLTYMIRDYLGVELILGTSRHQLTSSLGNLGGVNVLPPTLLLQYHFNHAGKIRPYVGAGLNYTLFYNNGLNAGGAPISVSNHSFGPALQAGVDVQVTKSLFVNADIKKIWMHTDASLGGQSLGRLNIDPVVVGLGVGMRF
- a CDS encoding DUF1289 domain-containing protein, with protein sequence MASNLHALPDSPCIGVCSTLFDEVCKGCGRTAAEVSNWVFLSDEEKRAVWVRIEQEGTAMRFKYDKI
- a CDS encoding phospholipase A, whose protein sequence is MLPRQAVAARPPLASIPARAARFTHAALLCAFIALGGWSGEACASVAMLQPARVAAANEPLQITLLYSADDASPLTVTVPPTLRVTLSAAEQSPQPLDLQREPGVPDTLHLRPGQFRKVHFAAPWPQTARGEVRIDPVGFDASPALVAINRGPQQDAIAQAERSEAHASTPAQAAATAARVDGPDGDAMSPPGDSLSTTGRGVLAHVSYYEPMYFAAGHNGDTNARLQLSFKYRLRIPDDLRSKAFTDNLYFAYTQTSIWDLSADSRPFRDTTYSPQLFYYVPDTGWRSSWFTRMGFAAGFAHESNGKAGNDSRSINLPFIRPTWEFGDLTANHLTVSPRIYYYLGTSNNPDIADYRGYVDLLVKYGSPDGWQLATTLRKGTKHWYGSVDTQFTYPLAKLLGSAWGGYLLIGYFNGYGEDLLDYNNRQHWMARIGYSIAR
- a CDS encoding Nramp family divalent metal transporter, coding for MNTHPSAMREHRRRRLPGGGPVRPARWFAFVGAGALIAVGYIDPGNWATALGAGAGYGYRLLGIVLLASLMGMLMQWLSSRLGVVTGRDLAQICRERSSPRGTLLLWLTSEVAIIACDVAEVVGSAVALQLLLGVSLTVGVLMSAVCTFALLALQHNGGRKLEVVIAALIGFVGLCFVIQVALARPDWHAALAGTAPSVELLRNAGMVWLAAGIVGATVMPHNLYLHSALVKQHAPDGGDAQIRAALRVVNLDTFGSLAFAFVINAALLIVAAAVFYSSGHRDVTDLADAHRLIAPLVGTHWAGILFAAALLACGLSATVTGTLAGQTVMEGFLQISLPRWQRALLTRALAIGPALVAVGLFGPHGSNQLLVASQVVLSLQLPLAVVPLIRYTSDATLMRGWRVRGMPLALAWFSAVFIVVLNAALLWQLAVGG
- a CDS encoding polyamine ABC transporter substrate-binding protein, which produces MKRRVVGQVAALVLCATPWLTAAAKDTQLNVYNWSDYIAKDTIPNFTKQTGVQVKYDNYDSDDTLQAKLLTGNSGYDIVVPTSNYAGKQIAAGIFAPLDKSKLPNLKYLDPSLMALVAGADPGNKYTVPWAYGTTGLAYNVTKAQQILGKNVPLDSWDVLFKPENISKLKACGVSVLDAPDQMFAAALHYIGKDPMSTNPADYRAALEMMKKIRPYITQFNSSGYINDLVGGDVCFAYGWSGDVVIAKHRAAEAKKPYKVEYYIPKGGAPVWFDVMAIPKDAKNKEAALEWINYIETPQVHAAITNAVYYPSANLEARKYVDKDVANDPAVYPPPEVIKTLFLLKPLPPEIQRLQTRLWTEFKSGR